From Methanobacterium formicicum, one genomic window encodes:
- a CDS encoding glycosyltransferase family 2 protein, with the protein MKVSVVIPALNEEGIVGKTVRSVPIKKLNDIGLETEIVVVDNASTDNTSKEASEAGARVVLETNRGYGNAYLRGFKEATGDIMVMGDADGTYPFDEMVEFIQPILKGDAEFVMGSRLKGDIRPGAMPALHKYIGNPFLTWVLNVLFHTGISDAHCGMRAMTKEAWGKLNLKTNGMEFASEMVIEASRQKLRIAEIPITYYPREGESKLSSFSDGWRHLRFMMLYRPGPFLLIPGVIALIFGAALTLLVWIQGISRMHSLILGGILVLTGYQLLLSWFYFGAFGATYGYSSSSGIKKKLMSYHSLEKELLLGVIFLAGGIILGLYVISNWSTGGFGALYQVQTTVVAMILSLLGIQTIFSGMFLSLLLLNKGD; encoded by the coding sequence ATGAAAGTTTCTGTCGTTATCCCCGCTCTGAATGAAGAAGGAATTGTGGGAAAAACTGTTCGTTCAGTGCCCATCAAAAAACTCAATGATATTGGACTTGAAACAGAAATAGTAGTTGTGGATAATGCATCTACTGACAACACATCTAAAGAAGCTTCGGAAGCTGGAGCCAGGGTTGTTTTAGAAACCAACCGTGGTTATGGTAATGCTTACCTACGCGGTTTTAAGGAAGCCACTGGTGATATAATGGTAATGGGAGATGCAGATGGAACCTATCCCTTCGATGAAATGGTTGAATTTATCCAACCAATTTTAAAGGGTGATGCCGAGTTTGTAATGGGTTCCCGGTTAAAGGGAGATATACGTCCCGGAGCAATGCCTGCCCTTCATAAATACATAGGCAACCCCTTTCTCACCTGGGTTTTAAATGTGCTTTTCCACACGGGAATTTCCGATGCTCACTGTGGTATGAGGGCCATGACCAAAGAAGCATGGGGTAAACTAAATTTAAAAACCAATGGGATGGAATTTGCTTCGGAAATGGTGATCGAAGCGTCCCGCCAAAAATTAAGAATTGCTGAAATCCCCATTACCTACTACCCTCGCGAAGGTGAATCAAAACTCAGTTCATTTTCAGATGGATGGAGACATCTACGTTTTATGATGCTCTACCGGCCGGGACCATTCCTATTAATACCCGGAGTTATAGCTCTCATTTTTGGAGCCGCCCTAACCTTGCTGGTATGGATTCAAGGAATATCCAGAATGCACTCCCTTATCCTGGGCGGTATTCTAGTATTAACCGGATATCAGTTGCTCCTTTCATGGTTCTACTTTGGAGCATTTGGTGCAACCTACGGCTATTCCAGTAGCTCTGGAATTAAGAAAAAATTGATGAGTTACCATTCATTAGAGAAGGAACTGCTTTTAGGTGTCATCTTTCTGGCTGGAGGGATAATACTTGGACTTTACGTTATTTCCAACTGGAGCACCGGAGGTTTTGGTGCACTATACCAGGTGCAAACCACAGTGGTGGCCATGATCCTCTCACTGTTAGGTATCCAGACCATTTTTTCCGGAATGTTCTTAAGTTTACTGTTGTTAAATAAAGGGGATTAA